A single window of Oerskovia paurometabola DNA harbors:
- a CDS encoding glycosyltransferase — MSGYATRGAVRLTVVIPVKDDARHLERCLEAVARQTHRPDEVIVVDNASRDDSAEVARRSGARVVHEPSPGIPAAASTGYDAVADGVVVRCDADTLPPPDWLERIHAAFVREPDMTALTGPGRFYDLPGARARITRVFYMRGYFWGMRAALANVPLWGSNMAFRASAWQEVRDRVHRDDPHVHDDADLSFQLGSGARVRYDGRLVVEVSGRTFESADSLGRRFRWAWHTLAVNWAVSPPWERWAARITERRRGGRDRSSRTAP; from the coding sequence GTGAGCGGGTACGCCACGCGTGGTGCGGTGCGCCTGACCGTCGTCATCCCCGTCAAGGACGACGCCCGGCACCTCGAACGCTGCCTCGAGGCGGTCGCCCGGCAGACGCACCGGCCGGACGAGGTGATCGTCGTCGACAACGCGTCCCGTGACGACAGCGCCGAGGTGGCACGCCGTTCCGGCGCACGCGTCGTCCACGAACCGTCCCCGGGCATCCCGGCTGCCGCCTCGACGGGATACGACGCCGTGGCCGATGGCGTCGTCGTGCGCTGCGACGCCGACACGCTCCCGCCCCCGGACTGGCTCGAACGGATCCATGCCGCCTTCGTGCGCGAGCCCGACATGACCGCCCTCACCGGCCCAGGCCGCTTCTACGACCTGCCCGGAGCGCGAGCCCGGATCACGCGGGTCTTCTACATGCGCGGGTACTTCTGGGGCATGCGCGCCGCGCTCGCGAACGTGCCCCTGTGGGGATCCAACATGGCGTTCCGAGCCAGCGCGTGGCAGGAGGTCCGGGACCGGGTCCACCGCGACGACCCGCACGTCCACGACGACGCCGACCTGAGCTTCCAGCTCGGGAGCGGCGCTCGCGTGCGCTACGACGGCCGGCTGGTCGTCGAGGTCTCGGGCCGCACGTTCGAGTCCGCGGACTCCCTGGGTCGCCGGTTCCGGTGGGCCTGGCACACTCTCGCCGTGAACTGGGCGGTCAGCCCGCCGTGGGAGCGCTGGGCGGCGCGGATCACCGAGCGACGGCGCGGCGGGCGCGACCGCTCCTCCCGCACGGCGCCCTGA
- a CDS encoding glycosyltransferase, which produces MRAADRVTRLAVVVPVNDEEELLPRCLAALDVAVARLRAERPAVRVEVVVVLDDCTDRSASLAGSSPFTVVETRCRRVGAARAAGVEAATGRLGRGRPARLWIASTDADSAVPAHWLTHQVALAEAGADLVIGTVRPDFDDLSPAQRAAWVATHPVGHANGHVHGANLGIRGDLYLAAGGFPGVAEHEDVGLVERARDAGARVVASDEGRVLTSGRTTGRTPGGYARHLREDLVRTVGTG; this is translated from the coding sequence ATGAGAGCCGCCGACCGCGTGACCCGGCTGGCCGTCGTCGTGCCGGTGAACGACGAGGAGGAGCTGCTGCCCCGCTGCCTGGCCGCGCTCGACGTGGCGGTCGCGCGGTTGCGAGCCGAGCGACCGGCCGTGCGGGTCGAGGTCGTGGTCGTCCTCGACGACTGCACCGACCGCTCGGCCTCGCTCGCCGGGTCCTCACCGTTCACCGTGGTGGAGACCCGATGCCGACGGGTCGGGGCAGCACGCGCCGCCGGGGTCGAGGCGGCGACAGGACGGCTCGGCAGGGGCCGCCCGGCACGGCTGTGGATCGCGAGCACCGACGCCGACTCGGCGGTCCCCGCGCACTGGCTCACGCACCAGGTCGCGCTCGCGGAGGCGGGGGCCGACCTGGTGATCGGCACGGTGCGTCCCGACTTCGACGACCTCTCCCCCGCGCAGCGGGCCGCCTGGGTGGCGACGCATCCCGTCGGGCACGCGAACGGGCACGTGCACGGGGCGAACCTGGGGATCCGCGGCGACCTCTACCTGGCCGCCGGCGGCTTCCCGGGGGTCGCGGAGCACGAGGACGTCGGCCTCGTGGAGCGCGCCCGGGACGCGGGCGCGCGCGTCGTGGCCTCCGACGAGGGGCGGGTCCTGACCTCGGGTCGCACGACGGGTCGCACCCCCGGGGGGTACGCACGGCACCTGCGCGAGGACCTCGTCCGGACCGTGGGTACCGGCTGA
- a CDS encoding acyl-CoA dehydrogenase family protein, which yields MTDPSTTVLDPPAVVLDPSRQDDERSRRLAATVAQVPTMSGDVVAALAWASEVGRSAPAPGAGRTLDLWELLASTAAAEVGVARVLEPHLDALAILAQVPGGADLRSIGADETSTWGVFAAEGPGVRLEAQEGEEGWRLTGVKPWCSLAATLSHALVTAWTTDGRRLFAVDLRTAGVQPDDGPWVARGFPEIVSAPVRFDGATAVPVGDAGWYLDRPGFAWGGIGVAACWWGGAVGLARELYAATRRREPDQLTLAHLGAVDVALTGARAVLVEASLVVDGAPDLGVAPGVLARRVRGAVVRAVEETVQRCSHALGPGPMTTDEGYARRLADLGLYVRQHHAERDDASLGRDLVARGSAPW from the coding sequence GTGACCGATCCGAGCACCACCGTCCTCGACCCCCCCGCCGTCGTCCTCGATCCCTCGCGCCAGGACGACGAGCGCAGCCGGCGCCTGGCGGCGACCGTCGCACAGGTGCCGACGATGAGCGGGGACGTCGTCGCGGCACTGGCCTGGGCGTCCGAGGTCGGCCGTTCCGCGCCTGCCCCGGGTGCCGGGCGCACGCTCGACCTGTGGGAGCTGCTCGCCTCGACCGCCGCGGCCGAAGTGGGCGTCGCGCGGGTCCTCGAACCACATCTCGACGCGCTCGCCATCCTGGCGCAGGTCCCGGGCGGGGCGGACCTGCGCTCGATCGGCGCCGACGAGACCAGCACCTGGGGCGTCTTCGCCGCTGAGGGGCCCGGCGTGCGCCTGGAGGCCCAGGAGGGCGAGGAGGGATGGCGGCTCACGGGCGTCAAGCCGTGGTGCTCTCTCGCGGCGACGCTCTCGCACGCCCTCGTGACGGCGTGGACGACGGACGGACGACGTCTGTTCGCGGTCGACCTGCGCACGGCGGGCGTCCAGCCTGACGACGGCCCGTGGGTCGCGCGAGGCTTCCCGGAGATCGTCAGCGCGCCCGTACGTTTCGACGGCGCCACGGCAGTCCCGGTCGGAGACGCCGGGTGGTATCTCGACCGCCCGGGCTTCGCGTGGGGCGGCATCGGTGTCGCGGCCTGCTGGTGGGGCGGGGCCGTGGGCCTCGCGCGCGAGCTGTACGCGGCGACCCGGCGTCGCGAGCCGGACCAGCTCACGCTGGCCCACCTGGGAGCAGTCGACGTCGCGCTGACCGGCGCTCGAGCCGTGCTCGTCGAGGCGAGCCTCGTCGTGGACGGCGCGCCGGACCTCGGGGTCGCCCCGGGCGTGCTCGCCCGGCGGGTGCGCGGCGCCGTCGTCCGTGCGGTCGAGGAGACCGTGCAGCGGTGCTCGCACGCCCTGGGCCCCGGTCCGATGACGACCGACGAGGGCTACGCCCGCCGGCTCGCCGACCTCGGGCTGTACGTCCGTCAGCACCACGCCGAGCGCGACGACGCGTCGCTGGGCCGTGACCTCGTGGCCCGCGGGAGCGCGCCGTGGTGA
- a CDS encoding manganese catalase family protein has translation MYLHVQRLINDIVADEPDPAAANALQEGLGGQFGEMRTMMQYLFQSINFRGPAGKPYRDLLQGIGTEEISHVELIGTTIARLLDGSPRYNGKKTDPLDTPGAGGKTPLDLALGVGNIHHYLVASQGALPVDAAGNPWSGSYVYNSGNLVLDLLYNLMLESTGRLQKCRIYEMTDNKTARSTISYLIVRDQAHENAYAKALETLGVDWGKVLPIPRTNAEKFPEVKKLVDLGLQSKQYTFDLEGASEAGRIFQGMSPSGDGTELDGTEQAPPGVPSTIARERYEEFSPGLDPDLLALIQATADLEMADAADPLFVPTSKA, from the coding sequence ATGTATCTGCACGTGCAGCGACTGATCAACGACATCGTGGCCGACGAGCCGGACCCTGCGGCGGCGAACGCGCTCCAGGAAGGGTTGGGAGGGCAGTTCGGGGAGATGCGCACGATGATGCAGTACCTCTTCCAGAGCATCAACTTCCGTGGCCCCGCGGGAAAGCCGTACCGGGACCTGCTCCAGGGGATCGGGACCGAGGAGATCAGCCACGTCGAGCTGATCGGCACGACCATCGCCCGCCTGCTCGACGGTTCGCCCCGCTACAACGGGAAGAAGACCGACCCTCTCGACACCCCTGGCGCGGGCGGCAAGACGCCGCTCGACCTGGCGCTGGGGGTGGGCAACATCCACCACTACCTGGTCGCGTCGCAAGGCGCTCTGCCCGTGGACGCCGCGGGCAACCCGTGGAGCGGGAGCTACGTCTACAACTCGGGGAACCTGGTGCTCGACCTGCTGTACAACCTGATGCTCGAGTCCACCGGGCGCCTGCAGAAGTGTCGGATCTACGAGATGACGGACAACAAGACGGCGCGCTCGACGATCTCCTACCTGATCGTGCGCGACCAGGCGCACGAGAACGCGTACGCCAAGGCCCTGGAGACCCTGGGCGTGGACTGGGGCAAGGTCCTGCCGATCCCCAGGACGAACGCGGAGAAGTTCCCCGAGGTCAAGAAGCTCGTCGACCTGGGGCTGCAGTCCAAGCAGTACACGTTCGACCTCGAAGGTGCCTCGGAGGCCGGGCGCATCTTCCAGGGCATGTCTCCCTCCGGCGACGGCACCGAGCTCGACGGGACCGAGCAGGCACCTCCTGGCGTCCCGTCGACCATCGCCCGGGAGCGCTACGAGGAGTTCTCCCCGGGTCTCGATCCCGACCTGCTCGCCCTCATCCAGGCGACCGCGGACCTCGAGATGGCCGATGCCGCGGACCCGCTGTTCGTGCCGACGAGCAAGGCCTAG
- a CDS encoding APC family permease: MSATTTTSPSTPLNRSVGGRLLYVFILGDVLGAGVYALVGEMAGKVGGAVWLPLLVALGLSLLTAGSYAELVTKYPAAGGAAVFAERAFKVPIVSFLVGFCMLAAGVTSAAGLSLAFAGDYFGSFVDLPVVPVALVFLLLVAALNARGIQESLRANVAMTAIELSGLVLIVVLAAVVLTRGDASPGRALEFAEGTTPALAVLSASLIAYYSFVGFETSANLAEEVKDVRRVYPRALFGALITAGVVYVAVGVAAVAVAPPEQLAGSTGPLLEVVKVADVVPERVFAVVALVAVANGALLTMIMASRLTYGMARQGLLPAGLARVLPGRRTPWVAIIATTAVAMGLVFTGDLGALAETVVLLLLVVFISTNVAVLVLRKDTVEEGHFRVATIVPVLGTASCVLLLTQQAGQTWLRAGALVLVGVVLYLVTLLARRRTGAPTRGDR; the protein is encoded by the coding sequence ATGTCTGCCACGACCACCACGTCCCCGTCCACGCCCCTGAACCGCTCGGTCGGGGGGCGCCTGCTCTACGTCTTCATCCTGGGCGACGTGCTCGGTGCGGGGGTCTACGCCCTGGTCGGCGAGATGGCCGGGAAGGTGGGTGGCGCCGTCTGGCTGCCGCTGCTCGTCGCCCTCGGACTGTCCCTGCTGACCGCGGGTTCGTACGCCGAGCTGGTCACGAAGTACCCGGCCGCCGGCGGCGCGGCGGTGTTCGCCGAACGCGCCTTCAAGGTGCCGATCGTGTCGTTCCTCGTGGGGTTCTGCATGCTCGCCGCCGGTGTCACGAGCGCGGCGGGTCTGTCCCTCGCCTTCGCCGGCGACTACTTCGGCTCGTTCGTGGACCTCCCGGTCGTGCCGGTCGCGCTCGTCTTCCTGCTCCTCGTCGCGGCGCTCAACGCACGCGGCATCCAGGAGTCCTTGCGCGCGAACGTGGCCATGACCGCGATCGAGCTCTCCGGGCTGGTGCTGATCGTGGTGCTCGCGGCCGTCGTCCTCACGCGGGGCGACGCGTCGCCGGGCAGGGCGCTCGAGTTCGCCGAGGGCACGACCCCGGCGCTCGCGGTCCTCTCGGCCTCGCTCATCGCGTACTACTCGTTCGTCGGCTTCGAGACCTCGGCCAACCTGGCCGAGGAGGTCAAGGACGTCCGGCGGGTCTACCCCCGTGCGCTCTTCGGCGCACTGATCACCGCGGGCGTCGTCTACGTCGCCGTCGGCGTGGCCGCCGTCGCCGTGGCACCCCCCGAGCAGCTCGCGGGCTCGACCGGGCCGCTGCTCGAGGTCGTCAAGGTCGCCGACGTCGTGCCGGAACGCGTCTTCGCCGTGGTGGCACTCGTCGCGGTCGCGAACGGTGCCCTGCTCACGATGATCATGGCGAGCCGCCTCACCTACGGCATGGCGCGGCAGGGTCTGCTGCCCGCGGGGCTGGCCCGGGTGCTCCCCGGTCGCCGGACCCCGTGGGTCGCGATCATCGCGACGACCGCCGTGGCCATGGGCCTCGTCTTCACGGGGGACCTGGGTGCGCTCGCGGAGACCGTGGTGCTCCTGCTCCTCGTGGTCTTCATCAGCACCAACGTCGCGGTGCTGGTCCTGCGCAAGGACACCGTCGAGGAGGGCCACTTCCGCGTCGCGACCATCGTGCCGGTCCTCGGGACCGCCAGCTGCGTCCTGCTCCTGACCCAGCAGGCCGGGCAGACGTGGCTCCGGGCGGGGGCGCTCGTCCTGGTGGGCGTCGTGCTCTACCTGGTCACGCTGCTCGCCCGCCGTCGGACGGGCGCGCCGACCCGCGGCGACCGATGA
- a CDS encoding alcohol dehydrogenase catalytic domain-containing protein translates to MRALTWQGREKVTVEDVPDPTIQEATDAVIRVTSTAICGSDLHLYSVLGMYLDAGDVLGHETMGVVEEVGANATRLKVGDRVVVPFGIACGTCWMCTHGLQSQCETTQVRSQDKGAALFGYTRLYGQVPGGQAEYLRVPQAHYGPVVVPDDGPDERYLYLSDVLPTAWQAVEYASVPTGGTVVVVGLGPIGQMAARVARHRGAGRVIGLDLVPERLAMAERHGVETLDVSAVDDVAGAVRDLTQGRGADGVIDAVGMEAHGSPGASLFQKAAGVLPDTVAGAINEKVGVDRLAALLTAISLVRRGGTVSVAGVYGGAKDPLPMMDLFDKQVTLRMGQANVRRWVDDLLPLVADPADPLGVLDLRTHRLSLEDAPRGYDLFQKKEDGCIKVVLDPTIRTAPAAENGSSR, encoded by the coding sequence ATGCGAGCACTGACGTGGCAGGGCCGGGAGAAGGTCACGGTCGAGGACGTCCCGGACCCGACGATCCAGGAGGCGACCGACGCCGTGATCCGGGTCACGTCGACCGCGATCTGCGGCTCCGACCTGCACCTGTACTCCGTCCTGGGGATGTACCTCGACGCGGGTGACGTGCTGGGCCACGAGACCATGGGGGTCGTCGAGGAGGTCGGCGCGAACGCCACGCGCCTCAAGGTCGGGGACCGTGTGGTGGTTCCGTTCGGGATCGCCTGCGGGACGTGCTGGATGTGCACCCACGGACTGCAGTCGCAGTGCGAGACGACGCAGGTGCGGTCCCAGGACAAGGGTGCGGCTCTCTTCGGCTACACCCGGTTGTACGGTCAGGTGCCGGGTGGTCAGGCCGAGTACCTGCGCGTGCCCCAGGCCCACTACGGTCCGGTCGTGGTGCCCGACGACGGCCCCGACGAGCGGTACCTCTACCTGTCGGACGTGCTGCCCACCGCGTGGCAGGCCGTCGAGTACGCGTCCGTCCCGACGGGCGGCACCGTGGTCGTCGTCGGGCTCGGTCCGATCGGTCAGATGGCCGCGCGGGTCGCGCGCCACCGCGGTGCGGGCCGGGTGATCGGCCTCGACCTCGTTCCCGAGAGGCTCGCCATGGCCGAGCGGCACGGCGTGGAGACCCTCGACGTCTCGGCGGTCGACGACGTCGCGGGCGCGGTCCGTGACCTGACCCAGGGGCGCGGTGCCGACGGGGTGATCGACGCCGTCGGGATGGAGGCCCACGGGTCTCCGGGGGCCTCCTTGTTCCAGAAGGCGGCGGGCGTCCTGCCGGACACCGTCGCCGGCGCGATCAACGAGAAGGTCGGTGTCGACCGCCTGGCCGCGCTCCTCACCGCGATCTCGCTCGTCCGCCGCGGGGGCACCGTATCGGTCGCCGGTGTGTACGGCGGCGCCAAGGACCCGTTGCCGATGATGGACCTCTTCGACAAGCAGGTCACGCTGCGCATGGGGCAGGCGAACGTCCGCCGCTGGGTCGACGACCTCCTGCCCCTCGTGGCCGACCCCGCCGACCCCCTGGGGGTCCTCGACCTGCGGACCCATCGGCTGTCGCTCGAGGACGCACCCCGCGGCTACGACCTCTTCCAGAAGAAGGAGGACGGCTGCATCAAGGTCGTCCTGGACCCCACGATCCGGACGGCGCCCGCTGCGGAGAACGGGTCCTCGCGATGA
- a CDS encoding bifunctional PIG-L family deacetylase/class I SAM-dependent methyltransferase: MVTFDHRDTGTTEDAWRTSGLLERLPPLDLPHAVPHLVLLAAHPDDESLGAGGLVARLVRQGTPITVVVATDGEASHPDSPTLTPARLAGLRRRELLDALDVAAPGAAVVFLGLPDGGLREHRAALRRRLSAVLAAVTEDEPGRDDGPVLLCAPWRGDGHRDHRIAGEVAAVVAHEQGARLLEYPVWWWHWAAVDDAAGTEHMRALTLTPPERAAKRLALASHRSQVEPLSPDPRDAATVGPEMLRHVERDVEVFVEAPGPSTQPSTPLPSAAQSSTSTTSSPSESLPAEFFDSFYRGRADPWGFETRWYEERKRAVTLASLPRARFRAGLEIGCSTGVLTADLATRCDRLVGVDVAAAALAAARERLGDEVELVRLQTPAEWPEGLFDLVVLSEVGYYYGAEDLETAISRAVGSLTADGVLVACHWRHPVPEYPLRGDDVHAALDARPELARVVRHVEEDFVLEVFARPPARSVAAEAGLA; the protein is encoded by the coding sequence GTGGTGACGTTCGACCATCGCGACACCGGCACCACCGAGGATGCCTGGAGAACGAGCGGTCTGCTGGAACGGTTGCCTCCCCTCGACCTGCCCCACGCCGTGCCCCACCTGGTCCTCCTCGCCGCACACCCCGACGACGAGTCGCTCGGGGCAGGCGGGCTCGTGGCGCGGCTGGTCCGTCAGGGCACGCCGATCACGGTCGTCGTCGCGACCGACGGCGAGGCGTCCCACCCAGACTCCCCGACCCTCACGCCCGCGCGGCTCGCAGGCCTGCGCCGCCGAGAGCTCCTGGACGCGCTCGACGTCGCGGCCCCCGGCGCCGCCGTGGTCTTCCTCGGGCTGCCGGACGGGGGTCTGCGGGAGCACCGCGCGGCCTTGCGCCGACGGCTGTCCGCAGTGCTCGCAGCGGTGACGGAGGACGAGCCCGGCCGTGACGACGGCCCGGTCCTGCTGTGCGCGCCGTGGCGGGGTGACGGTCACCGCGACCACCGCATCGCCGGGGAGGTGGCCGCCGTGGTCGCGCACGAGCAGGGGGCCCGCCTCCTGGAGTACCCGGTCTGGTGGTGGCACTGGGCGGCCGTCGACGACGCGGCGGGCACGGAGCACATGCGGGCGCTCACGCTCACGCCGCCCGAGCGTGCCGCCAAGAGGCTCGCGCTGGCCTCGCACCGGTCGCAGGTCGAGCCGCTGTCCCCGGACCCGCGGGACGCGGCGACGGTCGGGCCGGAGATGCTGCGGCACGTCGAGCGCGACGTCGAGGTGTTCGTCGAGGCCCCGGGCCCGTCCACCCAGCCCTCGACGCCCCTGCCCTCGGCTGCCCAGTCCTCGACGTCGACGACGTCGTCCCCGTCCGAGAGCCTGCCGGCGGAGTTCTTCGACTCGTTCTACCGCGGGCGGGCCGACCCGTGGGGTTTCGAGACCCGCTGGTACGAGGAACGCAAGCGCGCCGTGACCCTCGCGTCACTGCCGCGTGCACGGTTTCGCGCCGGCCTGGAGATCGGCTGCTCGACCGGCGTCCTGACCGCCGACCTCGCCACCCGCTGCGACCGTCTCGTGGGGGTCGACGTCGCCGCGGCCGCGCTCGCAGCAGCCCGCGAGCGGCTCGGTGACGAGGTCGAGCTCGTGCGTCTCCAGACGCCTGCCGAGTGGCCCGAAGGGCTCTTCGACCTCGTGGTGCTCTCCGAGGTCGGGTACTACTACGGCGCGGAAGACCTGGAGACCGCGATCTCTCGTGCGGTCGGGTCCCTCACCGCGGACGGCGTCCTGGTCGCGTGCCACTGGCGGCACCCGGTACCCGAGTACCCGCTGCGGGGCGACGACGTCCACGCCGCCCTCGACGCGCGCCCCGAGCTCGCGCGGGTCGTCCGTCACGTGGAGGAGGACTTCGTGCTCGAGGTCTTCGCCCGGCCGCCGGCGCGCTCGGTCGCAGCGGAGGCCGGACTCGCATGA
- a CDS encoding YihY/virulence factor BrkB family protein has product MNAPDTRRPRPEPAPDDPRKPDSPTDLHKRSWKHVARTTVRQFSRDQCLDLAAALTYYAVLASAPALLAVVSLLGLVGDSEKIVDRVLDIAQSVVPADAMATLTPLVEQVVGGSDRAGLALVVGVVVALWSASGYVGAFGRSMNRMYEVEEGRPVWKLRPVMLLVTAAVVLMAALVVVALVLSGPVARAIGDAVGLGPAAVTTWNVAKWPVVLLLVILIVAVLYHTTPNVRQPRFRWLSVGAVVAILVWVLASVGFGFYVATFASYDSTYGALGGVIVFLLWLWITNLALLFGAELDAELERARELQGGIAAEETLQLPPRDTRASDKRRQKLQEDVERGGEIRRAAEAARTKDTEESDTQQGRKS; this is encoded by the coding sequence ATGAACGCCCCAGACACACGCCGGCCGCGCCCGGAGCCCGCTCCCGACGACCCGCGCAAGCCGGACTCGCCCACCGACCTGCACAAGCGTTCGTGGAAGCACGTCGCCCGGACGACGGTGCGTCAGTTCTCGCGCGACCAGTGCCTCGACCTCGCGGCGGCGCTGACGTACTACGCCGTCCTGGCCTCGGCGCCTGCGCTCCTGGCCGTCGTCTCGCTGCTCGGGCTCGTCGGTGACAGCGAGAAGATCGTCGACCGGGTGCTCGACATCGCGCAGTCGGTCGTCCCGGCCGACGCGATGGCGACGCTCACCCCGTTGGTCGAGCAGGTCGTGGGCGGCAGCGACCGCGCAGGCCTGGCGCTGGTCGTCGGCGTCGTCGTCGCGCTCTGGTCCGCCTCGGGGTACGTGGGAGCGTTCGGCCGGTCGATGAACCGCATGTACGAGGTCGAGGAGGGGCGGCCGGTGTGGAAGCTGCGGCCCGTCATGCTCCTGGTGACCGCCGCGGTCGTGCTCATGGCGGCGCTCGTCGTGGTCGCCCTCGTGCTCTCCGGGCCGGTCGCCCGTGCGATCGGGGACGCCGTCGGGCTGGGTCCCGCCGCCGTGACGACGTGGAACGTCGCCAAGTGGCCCGTGGTGCTCCTGCTGGTGATCCTCATCGTGGCCGTGCTCTACCACACGACTCCCAACGTCCGTCAGCCCCGGTTCCGCTGGCTGAGCGTCGGAGCGGTCGTCGCGATCCTCGTCTGGGTCCTCGCGTCCGTCGGGTTCGGCTTCTACGTCGCGACGTTCGCCTCGTACGACTCGACGTACGGAGCACTCGGTGGCGTGATCGTCTTCCTGCTGTGGCTGTGGATCACGAACCTCGCGCTGCTCTTCGGAGCAGAGCTCGACGCCGAGCTCGAGCGCGCCAGGGAGCTCCAGGGAGGCATCGCGGCCGAGGAGACCCTCCAGCTCCCGCCGCGTGACACGCGCGCGAGCGACAAGCGCAGGCAGAAGCTCCAGGAGGACGTCGAGAGGGGCGGCGAGATCCGCAGGGCCGCCGAGGCCGCCCGCACGAAGGACACGGAAGAGAGCGACACCCAGCAGGGCCGAAAGAGCTGA